AACCGCCGAAATCTTCTAGCTCTCAACAGGTTGAACCGCCGAAGTCTTCCAGCAGCAACGCTGGCAGCGATGAACCTGTCGTAGTCGATTGCTCCGGCAAGACTGCAAAGGTCGGAGACAAGCAAAACATGTCCGTGACCGTCGACGGCAAGCAGCGCACCTTTATTATGCACATCCCGAGCGCCTACACGGGTGACAAGCCCGTACCGCTCGTTATCGACTACCACCCGATTGGCGGTTCCGGCAATGGCGAATTCGGAAGTTCTCCGTACAAGGCCAAGACTGACCCCGAAGGCGTAATCACGCTTTACCCGGACGGCACCAGCAAACCGGGTGGAATGGGTAACGGCTGGAACGTCGGCCCATGCTGCTCCAACGATGACGACGTCAAGTTCTCTTACGCAATGATTGACAAGCTCAAAGAAATCGCCTGTATCGACCCGCAGCGTATTTACGCAACCGGTTTCTCGATGGGTGGCGGCATGAGCAACCACGTGGCTTGCATGATGTCCGACGTCTTTGCAGCAGTCGCTCCGGCAGCTATGGACTTGAACAAGACCAACAGTGCACAGTGCAAGATGTCTCGTCCGATCTCTGTCATCAACTTCCGCGGTACGAATGACCCGGTCTGCAAATATCAGGGCGGCGATAGCGGATTCAACGACGGCCTGAACTTCCTCGGCGCCGAAGGCACCTTCAGGTTCTGGGCCGAAAAGAACGGCTGTACCGGGGCTCCGACCAAAAATTCCAACGGTTGCGATGAATACTCCAACTGCCAGGATGGCACGAAGGTCGTGCTCTGCACCAAGCAGGGCGGTGGTCACGACTACGGTGACGCAAGCATCGGCTGGCCGTTCCTGAAGCAGTTCACGCTCCCGGCAAGCTTCGTGAAGTAAGTTCTCTCTCACAAACGAATCTTAGTACTCCTAAGAATACCTCCTAAAAACCAACCAAAGAATCTCTCGCGCAAGCGGGAGATTCTTTTTATATAAACAGCCGAAGAAACCCCTCGCTTGCGCGGGGGGTTCCTTTGGTTGCATGGAGTCATGAAGTGTGCGTTGGCACGCAACGGCGGTTAGCGCACTTGGATGCGCTGGGTGCGGCCGGCGGCGGTGCGGACGAGGTAGACACCGCTGGCGTAGCCGGCTTGCTTGAGCGAAGCGGCGAGCGATTCTGTAGCGGTGGCGCCGAAGTCGGCACGGCCGAGGAACTTGCCTGTCGCGCTGAAGACGTCATAGGTTACGCTTGTTCGCTGGAGGGCGGGAGCGGTCGCAAAGCGCGTCGTGGTTTGCGACGGGTCCACGAATTCGAACCAGTCGAGGTTCACGTAGTTACCCACAATTTCGAGCTTGAGCACGTGTTCGCCTTCGGTAAGGTTCACTTTGCCTGCTTCGTATGTCGAATAGGTTTCCCAGTCGGCACCTTGCGGCACGATGATGTTATCTGTAACCGCATTACCGTCGACATAGAGTTTGAAGCCTACATTTTCAGACGATGTGGCGTAGCTTGCGTTAAGATTGTATTCGCCCGACTTGGCGACCTTCACCGTGTATTCGAGCCATTCGCCTTCTTGCGTGTAACCGATGGCGTAGCCATTGCCTGCTTTAACGATATCGACGGCGTCATCGCGGTACTCACCGCCCTTGTTGTCGTCGTCCTTGTCAGAGTAGGCCTTGCCCGAACCGCCCACATCGTAATTTTCGACTTCGATCTTGCCCGGGATTGCGGCGGCGACATCCTTATAAGGCGCCTGAGGAATGATCGGTGTAATGTACACGCGGTAGCCGTACTTGGTATTCGTGATATTCACCGGCACCGTAATCTTGCCGTCGCTCACGTCGTATTCCTTGTCGGACACCAAGTTCGTCGAGGGTACGGCCTTGTCTTTGTTTTCCCAAACCACGTATTCCACGGTCACATTCACCTTGTTGCCGAATGCAGAAGGAATGCCCGAAATGTTCACATTGATATCGCCCTTGGTGTTACCGCCGAGCACAATGCTTGCAAAGCCTTTCTTCTTGTCGAGAGCAGCAAAGCCGTCGACTCCATCGCTCTTGTCGTTAGGAGGCACAACCTTTGCCATATAGCCGCTCATGTCGCCATACCACTTGTACAGCCACCAGCCGCCACCGCGTTCGTTATCCTTGGTGAGCAGGCTACCCAAGCGACCCGGAAGCGGTACGAACCACCAAGAAATCATGGCGCTTTCGACACCGTGACGTTCGAATTTAGCGATAAAGGGAATAGACAGGCCCGGGCAACCTTCTTCGCTGTGTTCGGTCGAAGAATATTCGTTGATGCTCAGCGGGCGCGGCTTGACATTGTATTTCTTTTCGAGGTTACGGTAAGTTTCGACAGAACCCACGAAGCCACCGCTACCCCACTGGTGCCAGCTGACCACGTCGGGCATGCAGTTGTTCTGCGAACAGTACTTCACGAATTCTTCCATCTTGGAACCATGATAGAAGGAGTACGACGGGCCAATGATTTTGGCACCGGGGTCCATCTGGCGGATCAAATCGTAAGTCTGTTTCCAGAGACCGGAATTGAAGTCAATGCTCGATTT
The Fibrobacter sp. UWB5 DNA segment above includes these coding regions:
- a CDS encoding PHB depolymerase family esterase, with product MRNPKFASIASLALFGLFSSQAFAWSIDGVVKSKVSGRLLGGVKINTFNFGGYETTSAEDGTFRLSSDDNTGIVANAYTANVALHMEGNMLTIYNADARSLSVSVINSLGKVLKKNNIENVQGIVSLDLGKLAKGAKFIRVSADNRNSTFMLTDKGAVKALKKEGDLLPMLQFALDGYANFVYQMQSETETGVTIEMVRPSADASSSSEAIEPPKSSSSQQVEPPKSSSSNAGSDEPVVVDCSGKTAKVGDKQNMSVTVDGKQRTFIMHIPSAYTGDKPVPLVIDYHPIGGSGNGEFGSSPYKAKTDPEGVITLYPDGTSKPGGMGNGWNVGPCCSNDDDVKFSYAMIDKLKEIACIDPQRIYATGFSMGGGMSNHVACMMSDVFAAVAPAAMDLNKTNSAQCKMSRPISVINFRGTNDPVCKYQGGDSGFNDGLNFLGAEGTFRFWAEKNGCTGAPTKNSNGCDEYSNCQDGTKVVLCTKQGGGHDYGDASIGWPFLKQFTLPASFVK
- a CDS encoding carbohydrate-binding protein, whose amino-acid sequence is MKFRVLLPFILPSCICAAVNLNVSLGDSIKPVTHVATGSLYGLTETLPSNIEKDVAPLKPNVFLSPARSGSGRQQGIGGAFLVAPRVESIGAKIQIRLADVLPGWPYKFQNMDHWKNEVKSVINDKLKSSNKNFDGYEIWNEPNDTWKSSIDFNSGLWKQTYDLIRQMDPGAKIIGPSYSFYHGSKMEEFVKYCSQNNCMPDVVSWHQWGSGGFVGSVETYRNLEKKYNVKPRPLSINEYSSTEHSEEGCPGLSIPFIAKFERHGVESAMISWWFVPLPGRLGSLLTKDNERGGGWWLYKWYGDMSGYMAKVVPPNDKSDGVDGFAALDKKKGFASIVLGGNTKGDINVNISGIPSAFGNKVNVTVEYVVWENKDKAVPSTNLVSDKEYDVSDGKITVPVNITNTKYGYRVYITPIIPQAPYKDVAAAIPGKIEVENYDVGGSGKAYSDKDDDNKGGEYRDDAVDIVKAGNGYAIGYTQEGEWLEYTVKVAKSGEYNLNASYATSSENVGFKLYVDGNAVTDNIIVPQGADWETYSTYEAGKVNLTEGEHVLKLEIVGNYVNLDWFEFVDPSQTTTRFATAPALQRTSVTYDVFSATGKFLGRADFGATATESLAASLKQAGYASGVYLVRTAAGRTQRIQVR